One Clupea harengus chromosome 12, Ch_v2.0.2, whole genome shotgun sequence DNA segment encodes these proteins:
- the LOC105908984 gene encoding granzyme K-like, protein MASIQVDKKHICGGFLIQDQWVLTAAHCKGICQKLELATVLLGAHSLKNEKNTIRVGIERCAIPRTFSMTTRANDIMLMKLRDKVKVKKEKVKPAKLPKSPKDVPPYTQCQVIGWGYTDQKLKTPSDVLRGVDVAIIDRDYCNCLYNRSPVITADMLCAGNKKPLHDSCTVCIKSSKESTISGY, encoded by the exons ATGGCATCCATCCAGGTCGACAAGAAGCACATCTGTGGAGGATTCCTCATTCAGGACCAGTGGGTTCTTACTGCTGCCCACTGTAAAGGG ATCTGTCAAAAGTTGGAACTTGCGACTGTCCTCTTGGGCGCTCACTCTCTGAagaatgagaaaaacacaattcGGGTGGGAATCGAGAGATGTGCAATCCCCCGTACCTTCAGCATGACAACACGAGCTAATGATATCATGTTAATGAAG CTCAGGGACAAAGTCAAGGTCAAGAAGGAGAAAGTGAAACCAGCGAAACTACCTAAATCGCCCAAAGATGTTCCGCCTTACACACAGTGCCAGGTGATTGGCTGGGGATACACAGACCAAAAACTCAAAACGCCCTCAGACGTCCTCCGAGGTGTGGACGTGGCGATCATAGACCGTGATTACTGCAACTGCCTCTACAATCGCAGTCCAGTCATCACAGCAGACATGCTCTGTGCAGGCAACAAAAAGCCACTGCATGACTCCTGCACGGTATGTATAAAGTCTTCAAAAGAATCAACAATATCAGGTTATTGA
- the LOC116222949 gene encoding granzyme K-like isoform X1, producing MFFIMCAQVPVLLAGLILCTWGAFADGAGVSIVGGKEIKAHSKPWMASIQVKGKHICGGFLIQDQWVLTAAHCKGICQRLELASVLLGAHSLKNVKNTIPVGIESCKTPPTFDEKTKVDDIMLIKLKDKVKVKKEKVKPVKLPKSQKDVPAHTKCQVIGWGSTDPKGIKPTDVLQSVDVDILDRDYCNCLYKLYPVITEDMLCAGNKTALHDTCALDSGGPLECNKNVVGLVSGWEGCGDPKKPGVYTRLSKKHMSWINKIIKGQSNSTFEIND from the exons ATGTTCTTCATCATGTGTGCTCAGGTACCTGTGCTGCTCGCTGGTCTAATCCTCTGCACTTGGGGTGCATTTGCAG ATGGGGCTGGAGTGTCCATTGTTGGAGGGAAGGAGATTAAAGCTCACTCCAAACCGTGGATGGCATCCATCCAGGTCAAAGGGAAGCACATCTGTGGAGGATTCCTCATTCAGGACCAGTGGGTTCTTACTGCTGCCCACTGTAAAGGG ATCTGTCAAAGGTTGGAACTTGCGTCTGTCCTCTTGGGCGCTCACTCTCTGAAGAATGTGAAAAACACAATTCCTGTGGGAATCGAGAGCTGTAAAACCCCCCCTACCTTTGACGAGAAAACAAAAGTTGATGATATCATGTTAATTAAG CTCAAGgacaaggtcaaggtcaagaaGGAGAAAGTGAAACCAGTGAAACTACCTAAATCGCAGAAAGATGTTCCGGCTCACACAAAGTGCCAGGTGATTGGCTGGGGATCCACAGACCCAAAAGGCATAAAGCCCACAGACGTCCTCCAAAGTGTGGATGTGGACATCCTAGACCGCGATTACTGCAACTGCCTCTACAAACTCTATCCAGTCATCACAGAAGACATGCTCTGTGCAGGCAACAAAACGGCACTGCATGATACCTGCGCG ctTGACTCTGGAGGCCCCCTAGAATGTAACAAGAATGTTGTAGGCCTTGTGTCTGGATGGGAGGGATGTGGAGACCCCAAGAAACCTGGGGTGTACACTCGCCTCTCAAAGAAACACATGTCCTGGATCAATAAAATCATCAAAGGGCAGTCCAACAGCACCTTTGAGATAAATGATTGA
- the LOC116222949 gene encoding granzyme K-like isoform X2, producing the protein MCAQVPVLLAGLWILYTWGAFADGAGVSIVGGKEIKAHSKPWMASIQVKGKHICGGFLIQDQWVLTAAHCKGICQRLELASVLLGAHSLKNVKNTIPVGIESCKTPPTFDEKTKVDDIMLIKLKDKVKVKKEKVKPVKLPKSQKDVPAHTKCQVIGWGSTDPKGIKPTDVLQSVDVDILDRDYCNCLYKLYPVITEDMLCAGNKTALHDTCALDSGGPLECNKNVVGLVSGWEGCGDPKKPGVYTRLSKKHMSWINKIIKGQSNSTFEIND; encoded by the exons ATGTGTGCTCAGGTACCTGTGCTGCTCGCTGGCCTCTGGATCCTCTACACCTGGGGTGCATTTGCAG ATGGGGCTGGAGTGTCCATTGTTGGAGGGAAGGAGATTAAAGCTCACTCCAAACCGTGGATGGCATCCATCCAGGTCAAAGGGAAGCACATCTGTGGAGGATTCCTCATTCAGGACCAGTGGGTTCTTACTGCTGCCCACTGTAAAGGG ATCTGTCAAAGGTTGGAACTTGCGTCTGTCCTCTTGGGCGCTCACTCTCTGAAGAATGTGAAAAACACAATTCCTGTGGGAATCGAGAGCTGTAAAACCCCCCCTACCTTTGACGAGAAAACAAAAGTTGATGATATCATGTTAATTAAG CTCAAGgacaaggtcaaggtcaagaaGGAGAAAGTGAAACCAGTGAAACTACCTAAATCGCAGAAAGATGTTCCGGCTCACACAAAGTGCCAGGTGATTGGCTGGGGATCCACAGACCCAAAAGGCATAAAGCCCACAGACGTCCTCCAAAGTGTGGATGTGGACATCCTAGACCGCGATTACTGCAACTGCCTCTACAAACTCTATCCAGTCATCACAGAAGACATGCTCTGTGCAGGCAACAAAACGGCACTGCATGATACCTGCGCG ctTGACTCTGGAGGCCCCCTAGAATGTAACAAGAATGTTGTAGGCCTTGTGTCTGGATGGGAGGGATGTGGAGACCCCAAGAAACCTGGGGTGTACACTCGCCTCTCAAAGAAACACATGTCCTGGATCAATAAAATCATCAAAGGGCAGTCCAACAGCACCTTTGAGATAAATGATTGA
- the LOC105908992 gene encoding granzyme K-like → MFFIMCAQVPVLLAGLILCTWGAFADGAGVSIVGGEKIKAHSKPWMASIQVDKKHICGGFLIQDQWVLTAAHCKGICQRLDLASVLLGAHSLKNEKNTIRVGIESCERPSTFDLKTNVDDIMLMKLKKKVKVKKQKVKPVKLPKKCKDVPPKTMCQVIGWGSTDPKSTKPTDILQGVNVAIIGRDDCTSIYNGFKVISADMLCAGNKKPMNDTCTGDQGGPLECKKIVVGLVSGAEGCGDPKKPGVYTRLSERHMSWINKIIKGQSNNTFEINN, encoded by the exons ATGTTCTTCATCATGTGTGCTCAGGTACCTGTGCTGCTCGCTGGTCTAATCCTCTGCACTTGGGGTGCATTTGCAG ATGGGGCTGGAGTGTCCATTGTTGGAGGGGAGAAGATTAAGGCTCACTCCAAACCGTGGATGGCATCCATCCAGGTCGACAAGAAGCACATCTGTGGAGGATTCCTCATTCAGGACCAGTGGGTTCTTACTGCTGCCCACTGTAAAGGG ATCTGTCAAAGGTTGGACCTTGCGTCTGTCCTCTTGGGCGCTCACTCTCTGAagaatgagaaaaacacaattcGGGTGGGAATCGAGAGCTGTGAAAGACCCAGTACCTTCGATTTGAAAACAAATGTTGATGATATCATGTTAATGAAG CTCAAGAAAAAAGTCAAGGTCAAGAAGCAGAAAGTGAAACCAGTGAAACTACCTAAAAAGTGCAAAGACGTTCCGCCTAAGACAATGTGCCAGGTGATTGGCTGGGGTTCCACAGACCCAAAAAGCACAAAGCCCACAGACATCCTCCAAGGTGTGAACGTGGCCATCATAGGCCGCGATGACTGCACCAGCATCTACAATGGCTTCAAAGTCATATCAGCAGACATGCTCTGTGCAGGCAACAAAAAGCCAATGAATGACACCTGCACG ggAGACCAGGGAGGCCCCCTAGAATGTAAGAAGATTGTTGTAGGCCTTGTGTCTGGAGCAGAGGGATGTGGAGACCCCAAGAAACCTGGGGTGTACACTCGCCTCTCAGAGAGACACATGTCCTGGATCAATAAAATCATCAAAGGGCAGTCCAACAACACCTTTGAGATAAATAATTGA
- the LOC105909000 gene encoding granzyme K-like: protein MFFIMCAQVPVLLAGLWILYTWGAFADGAGVSIVGGKEIKAHSKPWMASIQVDKKHICGGFLIQDQWVLTAAHCKGICQKLELATVLLGAHSLKNVKNTIRVGIESCKTPPTFDEKTKVDDIMLIKLKDKVKVKKEKVKPVKLPKSPEDVPPYTKCQVIGWGYTDQKLKKPSDVLRGVDVAIIDRDYCNCLYNDTPVITEDMLCAGNKKPLHDSCTGDSGGPLECNKNVVGLVSGGTGCGDPKKPGVYTHLSKKHMSWINKIIKGQSNNTFEIND, encoded by the exons ATGTTCTTCATCATGTGTGCTCAGGTACCTGTGCTGCTCGCTGGCCTCTGGATCCTCTACACTTGGGGTGCATTTGCAG ATGGGGCTGGAGTGTCCATTGTTGGAGGGAAGGAGATTAAGGCTCACTCCAAACCGTGGATGGCATCCATCCAGGTCGACAAGAAGCACATCTGTGGAGGATTCCTCATTCAGGACCAGTGGGTTCTTACTGCTGCCCACTGTAAAGGG ATCTGTCAAAAGTTGGAACTTGCGACTGTCCTCTTGGGCGCTCACTCTCTGAAGAATGTGAAAAACACAATTCGGGTGGGAATCGAGAGCTGTAAAACCCCCCCTACCTTTGACGAGAAAACAAAAGTTGATGATATCATGTTAATTAAG CTCAAGgacaaggtcaaggtcaagaaGGAGAAAGTGAAACCAGTGAAACTACCTAAATCGCCCGAAGATGTTCCGCCTTACACAAAGTGCCAGGTGATTGGCTGGGGATACACAGACCAAAAACTCAAAAAGCCCTCCGACGTCCTCCGGGGTGTGGACGTGGCCATCATAGACCGTGATTACTGCAACTGCCTCTACAATGACACTCCAGTCATCACAGAAGACATGCTCTGTGCAGGCAACAAAAAGCCACTGCATGACTCCTGCACG GGTGACTCTGGAGGCCCCCTCGAATGTAACAAGAATGTGGTAGGCCTTGTGTCTGGAGGAACGGGATGTGGAGACCCCAAGAAACCTGGGGTGTACACTCACCTCTCAAAGAAACACATGTCCTGGATCAATAAAATCATCAAAGGGCAGTCCAACAACACCTTTGAGATAAATGATTGA
- the rxfp3 gene encoding relaxin-3 receptor 1 produces MDVMNGRNTSQNWGVQEELQEDDAFGSLFGVLNNSNVLLNKTNRSWEDFYNLTDGFGKSDFMGDGWGILRITISVIYSVVCALGLIGNILVLYLMKSKQAWKKSSINLFVTSLAITDFQFVLTLPFWAVENAMDFTWLFGKAMCKIISYVTAMNMYASVFFLTAMSVARYYSVASALKHNRRRLRLSARWMSVAVWILAIVAALPNAVFSTTATVSNVELCLVKFPVRKGDAPFWLGLYHAQKVLVGFLIPLGIISVCYLLLLRFITNKNVNTSSAKRRSKVTRSVTIVVLSFFLCWLPNQALTAWGILIKLNVVHFSDEYYTTQAYIFPVSVCLAHSNSCLNPILYCLMRREFRKALKKLFWQITSPSVVNMRPFTASSKPEQDGQVNALVPLSPQAPALIFYPPGVVMYNGKNDLLPIST; encoded by the coding sequence ATGGATGTCATGAACGGAAGGAATACTTCGCAGAACTGGGGGGTGCAAGAGGAACTCCAAGAGGATGATGCCTTCGGTTCTCTCTTTGGTGTTTTAAATAATTCCAATGTCttgttaaacaaaacaaatcgtTCCTGGGAGGACTTCTATAACCTCACAGACGGGTTTGGTAAATCCGATTTTATGGGCGATGGATGGGGTATTCTGAGAATAACTATTTCTGTTATTTATTCCGTGGTCTGCGCACTTGGGTTAATTGGAAATATTCTTGTTTTATACTTAATGAAATCCAAGCAAGCATGGAAGAAATCGTCTATCAACCTTTTTGTAACCAGTTTGGCTATTACAGACTTTCAGTTTGTTTTAACACTACCTTTTTGGGCTGTGGAGAACGCAATGGATTTCACGTGGCTTTTCGGGAAAGCAATGTGTAAGATCATTTCCTACGTGACTGCAATGAatatgtatgcaagtgtgtttttCCTCACCGCAATGAGTGTTGCTCGATATTACTCAGTAGCCTCTGCGCTCAAGCATAATCGACGCCGTCTGCGGCTTTCTGCAAGGTGGATGAGTGTCGCTGTGTGGATCTTAGCGATAGTGGCTGCGCTACCAAACGCGGTGTTCTCCACAACAGCCACGGTGTCAAACGTGGAACTATGCTTGGTGAAATTCCCAGTCAGAAAAGGAGACGCGCCGTTTTGGCTGGGGCTTTACCACGCTCAGAAAGTACTGGTGGGATTTCTCATTCCATTAGGAATCATTTCGGTTTGTTATCTCCTGCTTCTGCGCTTCATTACGAACAAAAACGTGAACACCTCTAGTGCAAAGAGACGTTCTAAAGTAACGAGATCTGTGACTAttgttgttctctctttcttcctctgttgGTTGCCCAATCAAGCCCTGACAGCTTGGGGCATTCTTATAAAACTCAACGTTGTTCACTTCAGTGACGAATATTACACGACTCAGGCTTACATattccctgtgtctgtgtgcctggcACACTCGAACAGCTGCCTAAACCCCATCTTATATTGTTTAATGAGGAGGGAATTTAGAAAAGCTCTGAAAAAACTGTTTTGGCAAATTACTTCTCCTTCTGTCGTAAACATGAGACCATTCACTGCGTCGTCTAAGCCTGAGCAAGACGGACAAGTCAACGCTCTGGTTCCGCTGAGCCCACAGGCGCCCGCGCTCATTTTTTACCCGCCAGGTGTTGTCATGTACAACGGCAAGAACGACCTTCTGCCCATCAGCACCTAA